The window ATTAGCAGCTGTAACCTCGAAAGGTGCATCAGGCGCAGTGTATATATCCATGTCAGTAACCGCCTGATTAACTGCTGCTTTACCGTTACTGACAGATTGAAAAAGCTTTCTAGGTGAAGTCTCAACCCATGCACCCCAAACACCGTCTTGTTTCTTGCGTTCATACTCTAAGTCACCAACTACACAAACTACTTTCTGAACAATAAATAAATCATTATGAACAATATTGAAACCCATATACCAGTGATTCATATCAGGAGAGTTATGTGCGCCATGTGCCATATACATACCATTTGCCGGAAGGTTGTTCCAGTCTGTCATATTCATACAAACACCTTGAAATCTTGTATAAGCGTCATACCCTGCATCCCATTTCCCTCTATCTGTTACGGTAGGAACACGATAGTTTAAGTCATGCTGTAAAGTAGTTGGTGCAGTAATACCACTAGAATATACTACACCCGCGGTAAAGCTTTTTAATAAGTCGAAAGAAGTTTGGAAGTTAGCGGCTCTTGTAAATTTAGCAGTTACAGTTACAGGGTCATTGTACTTCCTTTTATAAACTTTAATAAGGAGGTATCTTGCATCTCCTCTATGCTCAACTTGTATATAAAAGTTTTCTGTAAACCCCTTACTTGCTGATATTACTTTCATAACATTAAGACCCTCAATAGATGGTTGTCCTGCTGTATTAGGTACGTTTATTCCTAACTCAACAACAATCTTTGCACCACCTGCCGAAGCTGAGAAACTAGCTATATCTAACTCTAATGTTCCCCAAAATGACTCAGTTAAAGTTGTAACACATTCCCACAACTCAATAGTGCTTTCCGTACTTTTCCAATCTATTTGCCTAAAGGTTCTAGTAGCAACATGTTTGCTTAAGTTAGTAATATTAGCATCGTTGTAAACACCTTTTTGCCACGAGTTATCAACTTTAGGTTTAATTTCAGCCAAATGTTCATTACTTGCTGCTCCAACGTCACTAGCTGTTAAAATAACTTCTCCTCCACCATCTGGTTCCTTGCCATTTACCTTAGATACAGCACCATCGCCACTTGCACCTTTAGCGGCTGTCATTTGCCAATAGACGTTAGATAATGTCGGATATTTAGGCGGTGGATTACCAGCACTTGACGTCTCGTTCGTGTAAATATAAGAACTACCTTCATGGAATACCATGTTATTTATTGAGTATTCTATTTCGTTATTATATGTCCCTTTGTTACGAAAACCATTTATAATATTTTGCATATCATTAATTGCATTTAAAGCTGATTGTGTTGCATCATTGGCATTATCTGTAGCATTTTGAGCATTTGTTATGATTTCTGCTACATTATTCAAAGCCGATTCTAATTCACCTAAAATAATAGTTCCGTCACTTAATAACCTATTTAATTCGTCGATAAGTTCTTGTACGTTTACATCACCTGTAAGGAGATTAATTTGCCCCTGTAAACCAGATAAATATCTTTCGATAATATCCCAATTTCCATTAAGTCGTTCTCGTTCTTGGCGTGACCAATTCGATGCTATTCGATTTAAAATTGTCATTACATCACCTCTATTTGTATAAATATCTGAAATCAAAAACGACACTATTTACAGTGCCGCCTTCCACAGTTATTGAATTATCTCCTGGTGCCAAAGTTATTAATTTGTGATTAGTATGTTTGAATGCACTTAGGCTATTTTTTAAAGTCCTTATTCCTGATAGCTTCAATGTATCTGTGGAGGACAAAGCATTGTTGAATCTATATACATCACCAGTTGTATTATTTTTGATTTGTACAAAGCTGCCGAAATTGCCCTTTAAGGTAATCTCTAATGTCGATTGTCGTGGGTCAATCTTATGATTACCGATGTTTTTAATAACAAAACTGTTTGTATTAAACGTGTAATTGTATGGCGTATCATAATCAATACCTGAACCGAATCCCCATATGTCTGCATCCCATTCACCGTGGTTTTGTAAATCTAGAGAGGTTCCGAACGATTCGGCAAATAAATCATCCATTCGGAATTCCACATCAAAACTTTCCATACGGCGATTAGGATTTATGGATAGTTGTTTGGCTAAACGGACTTTATACCGTTTCCAATGCTCGCGTTTGAATATGATATAAAATGTCTCATCCCTTGCAAACAGCCCATTTAATTCATCCCTTAAAAGGTCATAATCGCAAATGTCTCGGACAATATACAAAAACGTTACTGTTATAACTCTTTGTTGGTATTGGGTGCCTACTACTAAATTCCCTCTGCCCTCCACACTTTCAGTCATGTGGTTAAGTTCTAGTGATGGTATGCGGTGAAATAATCGCTTAAGGTTATAATCCTGAATTTCCTTTGTGGTGCCATCTAAAAATTGAATAATCATGACAACACCTCTTTTTTAAGGACCTTAATTTTACGTAAATCACTAGCCATTCTTTGACGTTGGTGAAGATCATTCTTTTTATTTGTTTCTGTAATAACCATTGATTTTAGACATCTTTCTTTCTTGCGTTCAGTGTCTATTAATTGCTTGGTTTTTAAATCTTCAACATGAAAGGTTTCGATACTGCCATCTTTATTTTTGCGAAGCATTTTGTACAATATCCTCTACCTCGCTTTCGTGTGATAATTCTAAGCGAACATCTTCATAGCCATTACGTTTTGCCTTGATTTCGTAAGCAAATGGGATGTCATCACCCTTAATAATGAAATAACCTGGTGTCATTTCATCCACGTAAATTAAGCCTTTCCCATACGGTGTGAGAAAGACTTCGTAATCAATATCTGTATTAACTGTTTCTTTAAACAGCGATTCTATGTCGATAATACATTGCCCCTCCACAACTTTGCTACGACCAATATCGCCGAAATAGTACTCTGCCGTTTCATAGGCGCTGACATTTACATCACCGATACTTGTATGCACTTTGGCATTTTTACTTCCACTTACAGAAAAATCACCATTAATATTAACACCGCCATTAAGTGCCCATATTTCTAGTGGAGCACCATTACTAGATAGCATTGTACGGTCATTGTATGCTTGGAGCCGCATATCTACTGAGTCAGACTTTACAGTTAAACCCGCGTATCCATCCCAATCCATAGTGTCAATAACAATCGTTGAATCACCATTGGTTGCTTCAAACTTTGACCCACCCATATAAATTCTAGGCAAATAAGGATTATCGTTTGTTTGAATAATAAAACCTGTTAATATACCAGCGATAAGTTTTTGTACATCAATACTATTTGTTGTGATACGGCCACCATCAATTGTAGTCATCCCTTCATCATTGATACCTCTAATAAGTCCTGTTACATCAATGTTATTAGCTTTTAATTGACCAATAGCACCAGCCGATAATACAAATCCATCTGCTGTTATGGCTTCTTTAAATGTAGCACCACCGTTGTCACTAATACCGATACCTTTTGAATTAATTAATACTAACCTATTTGGATTAGATGGATCTCGAGCAATAATGCCGTTGTCAAATATTAATTCGGTCATTGCAGATGTTAAGGCTTCAGTTGCTCGTAAAACAGCATCGTCCAATACGTTATACGGCAATTTTTGATTACCATTTAAAATGGCATCCACATTGTCTTTTGTTTTTTGGAAGCCTGCCATTTCGCTAGTAAAGTTATTTTGGAAGTTTCCGAATGTATACTCAGCTGGTTTAGATGACTCTGGGTAATCCACAATTTCAAGTACACGTGCTATCAAATCAATTCCAAGTGGTTCGTAGATGACAAATACTCTATCACCTTCGTTCAGTTGTTCTGTTAATACGCCCATCTTTTTAAGCTCAAGTGCATCTACTTTAAAGCTAACTTGTGGCTCGTCTATTAATTCGGATTTTATACGTTCTAACAAAGATTCGTAATCAGTGTAACGTTCATCATATACAGGCTTTGCATCACGTATGCCATATATAGTGTGATTAGGCGATAAATACTCAGCCGTTACAACATAACTGTCATCCTCATTTTTCTTACCAAAACCACGAATACGAGTTGATAAATTATTAGTATTAACGTACTTTTCCAACGTTTTAACATTGTAACTGTAACGTATTTGCGTTTCTGTATCCGTACCAATTTGACGATAAAATTTTAAGTGTTTGTTGTTAATTTGAACCTCGGCGCCATATACGTTTAAAGCTTTTTGTACTAAGCTTAAAGCATTATCTTCACCAAACTTTTCAAAGATAGCACTAGAAAACGAATCGATCACTTCGAACGTGTAGCCAGTACCATCTAATGCAAATGTTAAGCATGACTGTAGGTGCTGTGTATTTTTCAGATAATCGTATTTATGAGTATCAATTAAATCAAAAAAGATGTGAGTGGCTTGTACTGTTTTAATAGGCGTAACACCTGCAAGTACTTCCTTCACATCTTTTATTCGATATTGCTGTCCTTCATATTTAACAATGCTTTCTTCTTCAACAAATGGGTATGCATGGGCATTTTTCTCAGTCCTTAAAATAAAGAATGATATCGAATAATCACCATTTACTTTGCGTACACGCTTAAGTCCACTATAGTCTGTTAATAATTCTGTTTCGCCTGCTAAATTTGTGACTATCACGTTTTCACCCCTTTGATCCTTGTAATCGTAAATTGTTATTGAATCTACTTCCTAGTTCCTTTTCTACAATATCAACAATGTTGAAAGCATCTCGTTCAGATCCAGTACCGTTATAATTTAATGTAATATTGATAGGGGTATTATTGGTATTGTTTGTAGTTACAGATGCAGCTCTGTTTAAACTGTTAGTATCTGCAGTAAATGACATACTGCCTTCCACAGATGCGGCTAACCTACCAGCAGCATTAGAAACATTATTAATCATGTCATCCATTCCGATTACTAAACCTTCACCAATGTTTGCGCCGAATCCCATCATTACTCTACTAGGTGATTTGATTTGTAGCGCTTTTGAAATAGTTTTGCTTACAGATTCAGCGATTTCTTGCGCCTTCTTCTGAATTGCATCAGTTGTGGAGGACAAGCCTTTTAACAAGCCATTCCCTGCATCTCTACCTATTTGCTCTAAGCTTGATAGTTCAGTAGATGTAGATTGAGTTACAGATTTAATCTTTGCATTCCACTCTTTTTCAAGTGTAGTTAATTGTTTATTGGCTACCTCTCGTAAAGACTTAATTTGTTTATCAGTATCATCTTTCATACCTTTTAATTCAGTTTCAGCTTGTGTTCTGGCTAACTTTGATTTCTCTTTATACAAATTACTGTATTGTTGCAATTGCGAATCTGTAAGCTGATTAAGAGCAACTAATTGTGGTAAAGCATTTGGACCCATCTGGCGCAATTCTTCTAGAAGCCCATCATCGATTGCCCTACCTGAGATTTTTTCAATTTCGCTTTGCCATAGCTTGAAACCATCTACTTGTGAAAATAGATTAGCTATTAATTGTTCCCCTGTTACATCAATCTCAACTTTAAATGCATCAAAAAGCCCCTTGAATGATACAAGAGACTTAGCACGTTTATCTACAGCATCTTCATATGCTTTTGTTAAAGCTTCTTCCTGCTTAATTAAGTCCTCGTTAATTTTGCTGATTTGATTAGAAAAGTCAATGTTAATTGCAGTAATTTCTTTATTAATTGCCTCAGTAGCTTTTTTATAATTCTTCTGAGCTTCTATACGCTCTTTGCTTCCTTCCTCGAATAATCCGATTGTTCTTTCCCAAATCTTTACTTCCTCAACAAGTGATAGTTCCTCTGAGGATTTTTTATCTGCTATATATTGCTTAATGTTTTCTAAATCAGCTTTATTGAGGTCCTCTACAGCTTTGTTGTAGGCTTTCTGTACCTCTACACGTTCCTTAGAGGATATATCAAAATGTTCTAAAGACTCTTTCCAAATTTTCGCTTCTTTTTCTAAGCTTAATTCTCCTAAAGATTTTTTGTCTTCGATAAATAATTTAATCTCTTTGAGCTTGTCTTGCTGATCTTTAGCGAGCAAATTCCAAGAATCTTTTTTAGCTTTCTTTTCAATATCAGCGATTTTCTTAGCAGCATCTTCTTGAATCCGTTGAATTTTAATATTTTCATCCTGTGTAGTTTTACGCTTTTTTGATGCAGCTGTACGATAGATTTTATCTACATCTTCCTTAGACCGTTTTTCAATCTTTGCGATCTCAACATTAGCTTTATCAGTGATTTTCTTTTCTTCAGATTTATAATGGTCAGTGATGTCAATCAAGTTATTTCCTAAATCTTTCATGACATTTGCTACTCGTTCATTTTTGTCCTCAATACCAATAGCTAGACCTTCGCCGACATCTTTACCAATTGCAATCATGACACGGGATGGTGATTTACGCTGTAAGACATTTGATACAGAAGTTATTACTTTATTTCCTAATTCAGCAGCTTTCTTACCAACAGCATCAATCATGTCCCCCATACCATTTATTAAACCTCGGACAATATCTTTACCAATCTCAACTAGATTAACATTTTTGAAAAATTTTTCGATATTACTCCATATTTTTTTTGCTGTTTCCTCTACCGTTTTCCAAGCACCTTCCCAGTCGCCTTGGATTAATTTCAAAACGGTTTGAATAATACCTAAAACTAAATCTAGTGCTGTACCTATTGTTAATTTGATAGATTCCCAAACATATTTAACAACTCCTGCAATAATCGGCCAAACAATTTCGAAGATCCCTTTGATAATACCCATGACCATTTCTATATTACCTTTAATATTATCAAAATGAAATTTCACTAAAGTAAAAATAGCTTCTCCGTTTTCGTCCCAAAATTCTTTTAGTTTATCAAGCTGTTCTTTTACAAAATCAACAACTCCGCTTAGTTTTTCGTCTACTGTTGTTTTTATAAAATCATAGGCAGTGGATGTAATTTCTTTTAAGGAATCAGTAACTTTTGTGTAATATTCTTCGATTTTATCGAATATTTCAGAGTGTTTATTTTTGAATACTTCCCACTTAGATAAAATTTCACCGGTTTCCCAATTCACTTTATCTACATGTTCATCAGCTTGCTTTTGCGCGGTTTCTATAATATTTTGATGCTGATCTTTTGCCCAGTAAATTGATTCGTCTCTTGCCTTTTTTGCTTCAGCAATCATCTTATCAGCTTGCTCAGTTGAAATATCTCCTGTTTCATCGCGCATTTGGATAATTTGAGCAATCCTTTTTTCATAAGTGTCATTTGCTTCTTTTAGTACTTCTTCTTTTTGTTTTACTGCATTTTTAACAACCTCTGCAGCTTGTTCAGCGGATATAATAGATGCATTTTCTTTCATACGTTCGAGTATTACTTTCTGCTCTAATTCACTTTCACTGAACACTCTAACCGCATTCTCTTTCATACTTTCGTTGTAATTATTGATAATTTCTTGCTCACGCGCTGTCAATTCTCGCTTCTCATCTAAAGCCTTTTGAGTAATTGCCTTTACCCGTTCATTCATAGTATTTTGTTCTTGGAGTTCTCTTTCATGACGTTTTTGAGTATTAACAATTATTTTCTCTTCTTCTTCAGATGATAAAGCTGACGAATTCATAAAGAACGCTTTTAAATCAGTCAATTGTTCAGTATTACGTTTCTTCATGCCTTCCACAATTTGAGTATTCATTTGGTCAAACTTTGAAGTAAGTTCTGCAGCCATCTCACTTGTTACTTTTGTGGAAGTCACGTACATATTTGCAACAGATTGTGATGCACTTTCACTTAAATCAAAGAATCCATTTAGAGCTTCTTTAGTAGCGTCAGAAACACCTTTTCCGAACCTCTCAACACTTGGCAATGCATCATTGCTCATGTGTTTTGCAAATGCGATAGTGCCAATTGTTAATCCGCCTATAGCTGCAACAGTCAATCCGATGGGTCCAGTCAATGCTGCAAAAGCAGAACCTAATACAGCAGATGCCCCTCCAGCTCCTGCAATAGCTGTGGACGCAGCTCCCAGAGCAGATATGATGGTACCGATTGAAGAAATAAACATACCAACAACTAAAATAACGGGACCAATAGCTGCCGCTAATCCTGCAATAACTAAAATAACTAATTTCATGGATGAATCCATTTCAGCAATTTTTGTGATTAATGGTGATAAGGTATCGACTATTTGAATTAAAAAAGGAAGCATGATATCCCCGAAAGAAATACCGACTTCCACAACTTTATTTTTTAATATAGCTAATTGGGATGCTGTAGTTTTGTACCTTTGTTCAGCTTCATTAGTTAATGCTGTGTTTTCTTCCCATGCACTTGTTGACGTTTCGACTGCTGATGATAATAAATCACTAGCTCCAACCATACGCATCATGACGTCTGATTCGTATATTCCTTTGATGCCCATATCTCTTAAAACTTCAGTTAGGTTTTCTCCACGTGAAGATATTGTCGCAAGTCCGTTTACAACTGCATCTAATCCATCGATAGCACTGTTATCATAGAGTTTCTTAAATTCACCACTAGACATTTGAGCCACCTCTGCCCACGTGCCTAAAGCTGCTCCACCATCCATGGCAGCTGATTGCATCTTTTTAAGAATTGTTGTCATGGCAGTACCGCCCATTTCAGCTTGTATACCTAAACTGGACATCGTACCTGCTAATGCCATAATTTGTGCTTCTGACATTCCTACTTGTGCGCCTTGTGCAGCAAGTCTCATACCCATGGACATAATTTCAGATTCAGTAGTCGCCATTGAGTTACCAAGGCCAACTATTGAAGATCCTAAACGGTCAAAATTATCCTGACTCATGCCAACGATATTAGCAAAACGAGCAAACTCTGTTGCTGCTTGTTCACGTGTCATATTGGTTGATTCACCTAAATCAATAATCGTTCGGGAAAAGGATAATATTTTATCTTCTGCAATTCCGAGTTGTCCGGCTGATTCAGCAACCGCTGCAATATCTGATGCGCTTGCTGGGAGTTCTTTTGCCATATCTCGAATACCTTTTTCTAACTTTTTGAAACCTTCCTCACTTGTATCAACAGTTTTTCGAACGCCTGCAAATGCCGATTCAAAGTCAATAGCCGCCTTTGCCGCACCAACGCCGAGTGCTGCAAGTGGCGCTGTAACTTTCATTGATAAATCTTTACCAATGTCTTTCATTTTGTCGCCGACTGCTTTTAGTTTTTCACCTGCAGCAGTAGCAGCTGCGCCAAATCTCCCCCATGCAGTTTGGGATTGTGCTAACTCACGTTCTTGACGTTCCAACTCTGCTGTCGTTTCATTCAACTCTCGCTGCGTACGGTCCATTTCTGCTGAAGCTCTGTTAAGCTGCACAGCCAATCGTTCAGCTTGTACCGAGTTTTCTCCATACTGTTGTTTAGCCTTTTCATATTCTTGGGCTAAACGCCGTACTTTTGTTTGTTGTCCTTCAAGTAAACGACTATATGCCTCTTGCTTTTGACGTAATCCATCAATAGATGAGCCCCATTCACGCCCTCGATTTTGTAAGCCTCGTATTTCTTGACCCATTGCTTGGAGTGTCCTGTTCATACTTGCGACAGAGCGCTCGAACTGTGCATTATCAAGCGATAATTTAACCCTTAAATTCCCTACATCACCTGTTGTCATTATTATTTCACCATCTTTCTACCACTGGACTTGGTCTGCATAAGCACGTGGTACTTGCTTTTCGTCCTTCTTCCAACCTTTGAAAATACAATGCCTATCCCATAGAGCTAGTAGCTTGCGAGGTGTTGCCCTCCACACTGTTGATTCAGTCATGTTCAAATGGACAGTTCCGATGTATATAAAAAAATCCGCTGGTAACTCACTGTCACCTTGTGGGCTGTTTACTTTCCCTCTTTTTCATCTGTGGAAGGCATCGCATTGCCGAAAGCTTCTGTTAGCGCATCTGTCACAATTGAAATATTTTTCATATTAATTAATGCGCCGACTTCTTTTTCAGTAATGTCCTCATTTGCACCATTCGCTAAGCCAATATGTAACAGCGAACGTATTTTTTTGAAGTCCCTTTTATCTAATCCATCAAATGCTTTTGTGAAATCACCAAATTTATCTTGTAGATTACATAAAGCGTTTAAGTCGAAACGAACTTCAAATTCTTCACTGCCTAACGTAATTTTTACGCCTTCATCTTTCATTACTTTTGCTTTACTAGTCATTAAAATCGCTCCCTTTAATTAAATTTGCATAATAAAAAGAGAGCGAGATTAATCGCCCTCTTAAAAATTTTTGTATTAAGGTGTAGGTGTTGTTGGTCCCGTGTAAACTTCTGTAAACCAATTTGCAATTACATCTGGTGTTACATTTTCGTCATCCTCATCTACAAACATACGTTTAATGCCTTCACCTTTAGAGTTTTTAACAAAATCAGAGTTAACAAATACACCTTTGACAGATGGTGTATTGTACTCAACACTTTCGCCTTTTGTTTTGTAGTTTTCCTCCGGTAATTGGAAGTTACCTTTGTAGTACCAGAAATAACGGTACTTACCGTTCGATTTTAAAGAACGGAATGCTAATGCAATATTAGGCGCTACATCACCAGATGCGTCAATTACAACACCATCTTCATTAATTTCTTTGCCTAAAATATCTGCATAGACCGCGTTAGTCAGTGCGTCAATTTTAAATTCCATTTCCGTTTCACCTTCTGCTGATGTTGACTCTGCTGCACCATCATCAGCGTATAAAACTGTGTTAGAAGTCTTTGGTGTAACTTTAGCCTCGATTGCTTTAGCGAGCTTTTGGATTGAATTAGCAAATGCTGTCGTAGCATCTTTAGCACCTGATGCAATTTTTGTGTAATGAATATCTGATAAACCGATTAATACTCCTGCCATAATTAAATAGCCTCCTTTTATTTGTCATAATAAAAACGATAGGCTTTGTGATATATTTTGGTATCCTTTTCGTAATCTTCGAAAAAGGAATTCCGCACAAATCCTATCGCTTGTAATTGGTCTTTTACGCTCTCTGTGAGCGATTCTATATCTTCCTTGCCCCAAATATCAACTTGAACCGAATAACGTGTCATTTGCTCTGTATCATCAGCCTGTAACGCTCCTCGTTCGTTATATTTAAAGAAGGTGATATAAGTTGTTTCGGTGCCTGTATATGTCATATACATAACTGGCACGCCTAATGGAAGCAAGGCATCTCGTATTATTTTATTAATACTCATAGCCTCATCCTCATACTTAATTCATTTTTCATAATTTCAATGATTCGATTCATTTCGCGTTCGAATGTAGGGCGGAACCATGGACGTGCTGGCATTTTTGATGTACCTATTTCATGAAAGTAGAGGTAGAAAGCATCATTGTTTTGATTACTTAAACCAACAGCAAGGGAATTGTCCACGATTTTACTGTCAATAACCATTGATTCTTTCGATTTCCCTGAACGCTTTTTAAATCCGAAATTATACACGTTTTCTTCTAACTTTTCTTTTAGATGTTCAGCCGCTTTATTTAAAGTAGGCTCTAGTATACTATCAGAATCTAACCTTCGTACTAATTCTCTTTGTAGTTCCTCTAAGCCTGTAAAATCAATCCTCATAACATCACCTCTAAGGCTTGCGTACAACTGCAATAATCGTTTGTGTATTTTGCAATTCGTCATCATTTAAAACAGCTTGTATATCATAAATACGATTTTTAAACACAATGCGTTGTTTGGCATTTAAACCTTCTGTATATCGCACAATAAAGCGATATGTTTCGGTATTTACTTCTGCTGCTGCTTTGATAACTTCTGAGCCTTTTACTGTTTTAATTTTTGCCCATAGATGGTGCTTCGTTTGCCAGTCCTCTACAGGATAGCCATTTTCATTGACCGTTTCGACAAACTCTTGTACTTCGATTCTATTTCGCATTTCTCCAGTGTTTAATTTCTTCTGCTCAACAATCGGCTTCGGGATATGCTTCATTCATCATTTTCCTCCATTGCTTTAGCTATAGATAAATTTACAATCTGCGTCAAAAAATTATCGGAGAAATACTCTAATACATCGTTATAAGCATAGCGTGAGCGCTCGAATACAAGCTCTTTGAAACGTTCGCTAGTGTTTATATCATAATCACCACAAATGGCTTGTAAGTCCTCTGTAGAGGCTTTTAGAATACGAAGTAAATTATCGTCCTCATCATCACCTAGCTTCATTCGCTCTTTAAATTCGACTAAAATTTCATTACTAATTTGTATCATCTTCATCACTCGTTTCAGCAATGAAAATTTGCTTGTATTTATTTTCTGTTGTAGATAACTCTGTGATACGGGCTTTAGTTGCACGTTTGCCCTCCACAGGATAGTAGTCACCCATTTCATAAATATGTCCATCGTGTTTCACTTCTTTAAAGCGCTGTACGACCTTATATTTCTTTGCCACGTTCTACTACCTCCTTTCGTTAAAAAACACCTAACACCCTAAATTAAGGTGTTGGTGTAGGCACAGGGAATTGTACATCTAAATCATAAACTAACGCTGCTTTATTATCTTTAGGGCGACCATTAGCAAAACGTTTGATTGTATAAAGAGTCGCATCTTCCATAGCTAATGTTTGGTCAAACTTTTTAAGTTTATAACCACCTGCAATAGCCGCGATGTATTCACCTTGTACAAGGAATAAAACCTTGCCAACAGGGATTTCTTCTGAATCGACAACCGTTAAGTTGTACGGTAAATTCATCACGAATACACCAGAATCGTTCTGAATCGTATGACGAGCCTGGACGGCTAATGCATCAATTGGATTTAATACCATAACAACTTTATTTAGGATTTTGCGGAATTTACCTTTTTCGTCAGTTGATAAATTTTTAAGCACGCCATATAACTCGCCTACGACAACCTCACCGCGTTCAGACGGGGCAAATGTTAATGTACCACTTGATGTTTTATCAGTCACAGCACCTGTTGTCGAATCGACATTTTTCATTAAACCAACTGGCTCATTTTGTACAGGACCACGACCATTTACCAAACCGTATTCTAAACCAGTTGCTAATGCTTCAATTAATAATGTCACCATGTAACGGTCTACCCACACAGGACCAAGTTCTAACATATCGTTTGGAATAGCTCCAAAGGCTGTTAATTTAAGTTGAGTGATTTTTTCATCACGGAATGCAGCATTTACTTGTCCGCTGATTTCCCCGAAAATCTCTTTCCATGCATAAGCAAGTGTTGGATCAGAATAAATAAACTTCGTCGCTGCACCTAAGTCCTGTAAGCCGATAGCAGCTAATAATGGGCGTTCCTTTGTTAAGCCTTCGAATACTCGCTCCTGTACAGATTCAGGGAAAATTGATTCATCATTGAAGCCGCCATCCGATACAACTTTGTTATAAAACGCCGTTTCTTCTGACGTTAAAATATGCTGGCCACGTGCTACTAAAATTTGAGTGTCGTTTGCTTCATTACGTGCCTCAGCTGTAATCTTTTCTGATAAATCATCTTGTAATGCTGTAAACATTTCATCTACGGCATTTTGTAGTTGCTCAGGTGTTGCATTTTCATTGTTTAATAAATCTGTATAAGCTTTCTTTTTTGC of the Lysinibacillus fusiformis genome contains:
- a CDS encoding termination factor Rho; this translates as MAKKYKVVQRFKEVKHDGHIYEMGDYYPVEGKRATKARITELSTTENKYKQIFIAETSDEDDTN
- a CDS encoding HK97-gp10 family putative phage morphogenesis protein, with the translated sequence MRIDFTGLEELQRELVRRLDSDSILEPTLNKAAEHLKEKLEENVYNFGFKKRSGKSKESMVIDSKIVDNSLAVGLSNQNNDAFYLYFHEIGTSKMPARPWFRPTFEREMNRIIEIMKNELSMRMRL
- a CDS encoding major tail protein, which produces MAGVLIGLSDIHYTKIASGAKDATTAFANSIQKLAKAIEAKVTPKTSNTVLYADDGAAESTSAEGETEMEFKIDALTNAVYADILGKEINEDGVVIDASGDVAPNIALAFRSLKSNGKYRYFWYYKGNFQLPEENYKTKGESVEYNTPSVKGVFVNSDFVKNSKGEGIKRMFVDEDDENVTPDVIANWFTEVYTGPTTPTP
- a CDS encoding phage head closure protein translates to MKHIPKPIVEQKKLNTGEMRNRIEVQEFVETVNENGYPVEDWQTKHHLWAKIKTVKGSEVIKAAAEVNTETYRFIVRYTEGLNAKQRIVFKNRIYDIQAVLNDDELQNTQTIIAVVRKP
- a CDS encoding phage tail tape measure protein, producing MTTGDVGNLRVKLSLDNAQFERSVASMNRTLQAMGQEIRGLQNRGREWGSSIDGLRQKQEAYSRLLEGQQTKVRRLAQEYEKAKQQYGENSVQAERLAVQLNRASAEMDRTQRELNETTAELERQERELAQSQTAWGRFGAAATAAGEKLKAVGDKMKDIGKDLSMKVTAPLAALGVGAAKAAIDFESAFAGVRKTVDTSEEGFKKLEKGIRDMAKELPASASDIAAVAESAGQLGIAEDKILSFSRTIIDLGESTNMTREQAATEFARFANIVGMSQDNFDRLGSSIVGLGNSMATTESEIMSMGMRLAAQGAQVGMSEAQIMALAGTMSSLGIQAEMGGTAMTTILKKMQSAAMDGGAALGTWAEVAQMSSGEFKKLYDNSAIDGLDAVVNGLATISSRGENLTEVLRDMGIKGIYESDVMMRMVGASDLLSSAVETSTSAWEENTALTNEAEQRYKTTASQLAILKNKVVEVGISFGDIMLPFLIQIVDTLSPLITKIAEMDSSMKLVILVIAGLAAAIGPVILVVGMFISSIGTIISALGAASTAIAGAGGASAVLGSAFAALTGPIGLTVAAIGGLTIGTIAFAKHMSNDALPSVERFGKGVSDATKEALNGFFDLSESASQSVANMYVTSTKVTSEMAAELTSKFDQMNTQIVEGMKKRNTEQLTDLKAFFMNSSALSSEEEEKIIVNTQKRHERELQEQNTMNERVKAITQKALDEKRELTAREQEIINNYNESMKENAVRVFSESELEQKVILERMKENASIISAEQAAEVVKNAVKQKEEVLKEANDTYEKRIAQIIQMRDETGDISTEQADKMIAEAKKARDESIYWAKDQHQNIIETAQKQADEHVDKVNWETGEILSKWEVFKNKHSEIFDKIEEYYTKVTDSLKEITSTAYDFIKTTVDEKLSGVVDFVKEQLDKLKEFWDENGEAIFTLVKFHFDNIKGNIEMVMGIIKGIFEIVWPIIAGVVKYVWESIKLTIGTALDLVLGIIQTVLKLIQGDWEGAWKTVEETAKKIWSNIEKFFKNVNLVEIGKDIVRGLINGMGDMIDAVGKKAAELGNKVITSVSNVLQRKSPSRVMIAIGKDVGEGLAIGIEDKNERVANVMKDLGNNLIDITDHYKSEEKKITDKANVEIAKIEKRSKEDVDKIYRTAASKKRKTTQDENIKIQRIQEDAAKKIADIEKKAKKDSWNLLAKDQQDKLKEIKLFIEDKKSLGELSLEKEAKIWKESLEHFDISSKERVEVQKAYNKAVEDLNKADLENIKQYIADKKSSEELSLVEEVKIWERTIGLFEEGSKERIEAQKNYKKATEAINKEITAINIDFSNQISKINEDLIKQEEALTKAYEDAVDKRAKSLVSFKGLFDAFKVEIDVTGEQLIANLFSQVDGFKLWQSEIEKISGRAIDDGLLEELRQMGPNALPQLVALNQLTDSQLQQYSNLYKEKSKLARTQAETELKGMKDDTDKQIKSLREVANKQLTTLEKEWNAKIKSVTQSTSTELSSLEQIGRDAGNGLLKGLSSTTDAIQKKAQEIAESVSKTISKALQIKSPSRVMMGFGANIGEGLVIGMDDMINNVSNAAGRLAASVEGSMSFTADTNSLNRAASVTTNNTNNTPINITLNYNGTGSERDAFNIVDIVEKELGSRFNNNLRLQGSKG